In Amycolatopsis methanolica 239, a single genomic region encodes these proteins:
- a CDS encoding APC family permease yields MSKIATATKRLLVGRPFRSDRLSHTLLPKRIALPIFASDALSSVAYAPEEIFLTLSVAGLSAYAYSPWIGVAVAVVMLVVVASYRQNVHAYPSGGGDYEVASTNLGGRFGLTVASALLVDYVLTVAVSTSSGVANIGSAIPFVAEHKVLSAVIIVVVLTSINLRGVRESGKAFAIPTYGFIIGILGMVLWGLFEAVRGTPMRAESADFDLHAEASFTGFAFVFLIARAFSSGAAALTGVEAISNGVPAFRKPKSKNAATTLLMMGLLAVTMLLGIITLAILTDVKFAEDPATQLSGTPEGYQQKTIVAQIAQAVFPHFEPAFYYISFSTGIILLLAANTAFNGFPVLASILAQDRFLPRQLHTRGDRLTFSNGILFLAAFALVLIIAFDAEVTKLIQLYIVGVFVSFTVSQAGMLRHWNRLLSRETDPLARRRMRRSQTVNAIGLTMTGTVLIIVLITKFLLGAWIAIAAMVAIYLLMTAIRKHYDRVSEELAALDGSPTVLPSRNHAIVLVSKLHLPTMRALAYAKAMRPDVLEAVTVNVDDSETRQLTADWEAKGFKVPLKVVESPYREITRPVLDYVKRVRGDNPRDVVTVFIPEYVVGHWWEQLLHNQSALRLKGRLLFQPGVMVTSVPWQLASSAKAVRRASRARPAAGDVRRGFFGDGASRTGAGKDGGK; encoded by the coding sequence GTGTCGAAGATTGCGACCGCCACCAAACGGCTGCTCGTCGGCCGTCCGTTCCGGAGCGACCGGCTCTCCCACACCCTGCTCCCGAAGCGGATCGCGCTGCCGATCTTCGCGTCGGACGCGCTCTCGAGCGTCGCGTACGCGCCCGAGGAGATCTTCCTGACGCTGAGCGTCGCCGGGCTGTCGGCCTACGCCTACTCGCCGTGGATCGGCGTCGCCGTCGCGGTGGTCATGCTGGTCGTGGTGGCTTCCTACCGCCAGAACGTGCACGCCTACCCCAGTGGTGGCGGCGACTACGAGGTCGCCAGCACCAACCTCGGCGGCAGATTCGGCCTGACCGTGGCGAGCGCGCTGCTGGTCGACTACGTCCTCACCGTCGCGGTGTCGACGTCGTCCGGCGTGGCCAACATCGGGTCGGCGATCCCGTTCGTGGCCGAGCACAAGGTGCTCAGCGCGGTGATCATCGTGGTGGTCCTGACCTCGATCAACCTGCGCGGCGTGCGCGAGTCCGGCAAGGCCTTCGCGATTCCGACATACGGGTTCATCATCGGCATTCTGGGCATGGTCCTGTGGGGTCTCTTCGAGGCGGTCCGCGGCACGCCGATGCGCGCCGAGAGCGCGGATTTCGACCTGCACGCCGAGGCGTCCTTCACCGGCTTCGCGTTCGTCTTCCTCATCGCCCGCGCGTTCTCCTCCGGCGCGGCGGCGCTGACCGGCGTCGAGGCGATCAGCAACGGCGTGCCCGCCTTCCGCAAGCCGAAGTCCAAGAACGCGGCCACCACGCTGCTGATGATGGGCCTGCTCGCGGTGACGATGCTGCTGGGCATCATCACGCTGGCGATCCTCACCGACGTCAAGTTCGCGGAGGACCCGGCGACCCAGCTGAGCGGCACCCCGGAGGGTTACCAGCAGAAGACGATCGTCGCCCAGATCGCGCAGGCGGTGTTCCCGCACTTCGAGCCCGCCTTCTACTACATCTCCTTCAGCACCGGCATCATCCTGCTGCTGGCCGCGAACACCGCCTTCAACGGATTCCCGGTGCTGGCCTCGATCCTCGCGCAGGACCGGTTCCTGCCGCGCCAGCTGCACACCCGCGGCGACCGGCTGACCTTCTCCAACGGCATCCTGTTCCTGGCCGCGTTCGCGCTGGTCCTGATCATCGCGTTCGACGCCGAGGTCACCAAGCTGATCCAGCTCTACATCGTGGGCGTGTTCGTGTCGTTCACGGTGAGCCAGGCCGGCATGCTGCGGCACTGGAACCGGCTGCTGTCCCGCGAAACCGATCCGCTGGCCCGGCGGCGGATGCGCCGTTCGCAGACGGTCAACGCGATCGGCCTGACGATGACCGGCACCGTGCTGATCATCGTCTTGATCACGAAGTTCTTGCTCGGCGCGTGGATCGCGATCGCCGCGATGGTGGCGATCTACCTGCTGATGACCGCGATCCGCAAGCACTACGACCGGGTGTCCGAGGAGCTGGCCGCGCTGGACGGCAGCCCGACCGTGCTGCCTTCGCGCAACCACGCGATCGTGCTGGTCTCCAAACTGCACCTGCCGACCATGCGCGCCCTCGCCTACGCGAAGGCCATGCGGCCGGACGTCCTGGAGGCCGTGACGGTCAACGTGGACGACTCCGAGACGCGGCAGCTGACCGCCGACTGGGAGGCCAAGGGCTTCAAGGTCCCGCTGAAGGTCGTCGAGTCGCCGTACCGCGAGATCACGCGCCCGGTGCTGGACTACGTCAAGCGCGTGCGCGGCGACAACCCGCGTGACGTGGTCACCGTGTTCATCCCCGAGTACGTCGTCGGGCACTGGTGGGAGCAGCTGCTGCACAACCAGAGCGCGCTGCGGCTCAAGGGACGGCTGCTGTTCCAGCCGGGTGTGATGGTCACCAGCGTGCCGTGGCAGCTGGCGTCCTCGGCCAAGGCGGTGCGGCGCGCGTCGCGGGCCCGCCCGGCGGCCGGTGACGTGCGGCGTGGCTTCTTCGGGGACGGGGCGTCCCGCACCGGGGCCGGCAAGGACGGCGGGAAGTGA
- a CDS encoding fumarate reductase/succinate dehydrogenase flavoprotein subunit, protein MSTVFVEGTPISETRAPDVPLEQRWERRRFTARLVNPANRRRLSIIVVGTGLAGASAAATLAELGYQVRSFCYQDSPRRAHSIAAQGGINAAKNYRGDGDSVHRLFYDTVKGGDFRARESNVHRLAELSVRIIDQAVAQGVPFAREYGGLLDTRSFGGAQVSRTFYARGQTGQQLLLGAYQAMARQIHLGRIATHPRTEMLDLVVVDGRARGVVVRNLVTGEISTHVADAVVLATGGYGNAFHLSTNAKGCNATAIWRAHRRGALFANPCFTQIHPTCIPVSGGHQSKLTLMSESLRNDGRVWVPVAAGDTRPPSQIPEAERDYFLERRYPAFGNLVPRDIASRAVKSVCDAGRGVGPGGLGVYLDFADALERLGRDGVESRYGNLFAMYERITGDDPYRVPMRIYPAVHYTMGGLWVDYDLHSTIPGLFVIGEANFSDHGANRLGASALMQGLADGYFVLPTTIGDYLADGPFPAVGDVSGAQAEVEDRIARLLAVDGDRSAEDFHRELGAVLWEHCGMSRNETGLRKALELIPALRVEFWSRLRVPGSGAALNQSLEKAGRVADFLELAELMCLDALHRTESCGGHFREESQTADGEARRDDAAFSYVAAWEFTGVGRPPVLHREALSFDHVTPSQRSYS, encoded by the coding sequence GTGAGCACCGTGTTCGTCGAAGGAACCCCGATCTCCGAGACCCGCGCGCCGGACGTCCCACTCGAACAGCGCTGGGAACGGCGGCGGTTCACCGCCCGCCTGGTCAACCCCGCCAACCGGCGCCGGCTCTCGATCATCGTCGTCGGCACCGGACTGGCCGGCGCGTCCGCCGCGGCCACCCTGGCCGAACTGGGCTACCAGGTCCGCTCGTTCTGCTACCAGGACAGCCCGCGCCGCGCGCACAGCATCGCCGCGCAGGGCGGGATCAACGCGGCCAAGAACTACCGCGGCGACGGCGACAGCGTCCACCGGCTCTTCTACGACACCGTCAAGGGCGGCGACTTCCGGGCGCGGGAGTCCAATGTGCACCGTCTGGCGGAGCTGAGCGTGCGGATCATCGACCAGGCCGTCGCGCAGGGCGTGCCCTTCGCGCGGGAATACGGCGGGCTGCTGGACACGCGGTCGTTCGGCGGCGCGCAGGTGTCCCGCACCTTCTACGCCCGGGGACAGACCGGGCAGCAACTGCTGCTCGGCGCCTACCAGGCGATGGCGCGGCAGATCCATCTTGGACGGATCGCGACGCATCCGCGCACCGAAATGCTCGATCTCGTCGTGGTGGACGGCCGCGCACGTGGGGTCGTGGTGCGCAACCTGGTCACCGGCGAGATCTCCACCCACGTCGCGGACGCGGTGGTGCTGGCCACCGGCGGGTACGGCAACGCCTTCCACCTGTCCACGAACGCCAAGGGCTGCAACGCGACCGCGATCTGGCGTGCGCACCGGCGGGGCGCGCTGTTCGCGAACCCGTGCTTCACGCAGATCCACCCGACGTGCATCCCGGTCAGCGGCGGACACCAGTCGAAGCTGACGTTGATGAGCGAGTCGCTGCGCAACGACGGGCGGGTGTGGGTGCCCGTCGCGGCGGGCGACACCCGGCCGCCGTCGCAGATCCCGGAGGCGGAGCGGGACTACTTCCTGGAGCGCCGGTACCCGGCGTTCGGCAACCTCGTGCCGCGCGACATCGCCTCCCGCGCGGTGAAAAGCGTGTGCGACGCGGGCCGCGGGGTCGGGCCCGGCGGGCTTGGGGTGTACCTGGACTTCGCGGACGCGCTGGAGCGGCTCGGCCGGGACGGTGTGGAGTCCCGCTACGGCAACCTGTTCGCGATGTACGAGCGGATCACCGGGGACGACCCGTACCGAGTGCCGATGCGCATCTACCCGGCCGTGCACTACACGATGGGCGGGCTGTGGGTCGACTACGACCTGCACAGCACCATCCCCGGCCTGTTCGTAATCGGCGAGGCGAATTTCTCCGACCACGGCGCGAACCGGCTCGGGGCGAGCGCGCTGATGCAGGGCCTCGCGGATGGGTATTTCGTGCTGCCCACGACGATCGGCGACTACCTGGCCGACGGCCCCTTCCCGGCGGTCGGCGACGTGTCCGGGGCGCAGGCGGAGGTCGAGGACCGGATCGCGCGGCTGCTGGCCGTGGACGGGGACCGGTCCGCGGAGGACTTCCACCGCGAACTGGGCGCGGTGCTGTGGGAGCACTGCGGGATGAGCCGCAACGAGACGGGGCTGCGGAAGGCGCTGGAGCTGATTCCGGCGCTGCGCGTGGAGTTCTGGTCACGGCTGCGGGTGCCGGGTTCGGGGGCTGCGCTGAACCAGTCGCTGGAGAAGGCCGGGCGGGTCGCGGACTTCCTGGAACTGGCGGAGCTGATGTGCCTGGACGCGTTGCACCGCACGGAATCCTGCGGTGGGCACTTCCGGGAGGAGAGCCAGACCGCCGACGGCGAGGCCCGGCGCGACGACGCGGCGTTCTCGTACGTGGCCGCGTGGGAGTTCACCGGGGTCGGACGGCCGCCGGTGCTGCACCGCGAGGCGTTGTCGTTCGACCATGTCACACCCAGCCAGCGGAGCTACTCGTGA
- a CDS encoding LysR family transcriptional regulator — translation MTLQQLLYFLAVAETRHFTRAAERTYVAQPSLSKQVRALEDELGAPLFSRARGNVTLTPAGEALLPIARRIVADVDTARLEVAELVGLRRGRVRVGATPSLCVTVFADVLHRFHREYPGIELVVEESGSKDLVRALTHGELDLAVLIASGEEAALTSVPLLRERLVVASPAGVDLGGDVRLAELRDRPLVMFREGYDLRDTTLQACRAAGFTPVFAAQGGEMDAVLRFVEVGLGVAVVPSLVLAGRPALRGTPLTAPEITRTIALAQRTDVAPTNAARAFRETLLTHLDELHRAGSLPAGVELAGR, via the coding sequence ATGACGCTGCAGCAGCTGCTGTACTTCCTGGCCGTGGCCGAGACGCGGCACTTCACGCGCGCCGCGGAGCGCACGTATGTGGCGCAGCCCTCACTGAGCAAGCAGGTCCGCGCGCTGGAGGACGAGCTCGGCGCGCCGCTGTTCAGCCGGGCGCGGGGCAACGTCACGCTGACCCCGGCCGGCGAGGCGCTGCTGCCGATCGCGCGGCGCATCGTCGCCGACGTGGACACCGCGCGGCTGGAGGTCGCCGAGCTGGTCGGACTGCGCCGCGGACGGGTCCGGGTGGGCGCGACGCCGAGCCTGTGCGTCACGGTGTTCGCCGACGTGCTGCACCGCTTCCACCGCGAATACCCGGGCATCGAGCTGGTGGTGGAGGAGAGCGGTTCGAAGGATCTCGTGCGGGCGCTGACGCACGGTGAGCTGGACCTGGCGGTGCTGATCGCGTCCGGGGAGGAGGCGGCGCTGACGTCGGTGCCGCTGCTGCGGGAGCGGCTGGTGGTGGCCTCACCCGCCGGCGTGGACCTGGGCGGGGACGTCCGGCTGGCGGAGCTGCGCGACCGGCCGCTGGTGATGTTCCGGGAGGGCTACGACCTGCGGGACACCACCCTGCAGGCCTGCCGCGCCGCCGGGTTCACGCCGGTGTTCGCGGCGCAGGGTGGGGAGATGGACGCCGTGCTGAGGTTCGTTGAGGTGGGGCTCGGGGTCGCGGTGGTGCCGAGCCTGGTGCTCGCCGGGCGGCCTGCGCTGCGCGGGACGCCGCTGACCGCGCCGGAGATCACCCGCACCATCGCGCTGGCCCAGCGGACGGACGTGGCGCCGACCAACGCGGCGCGCGCGTTCCGCGAGACGCTGCTCACGCACCTCGACGAGCTGCACCGGGCCGGGAGTCTGCCGGCCGGGGTGGAGCTGGCCGGGCGGTGA
- a CDS encoding DUF3159 domain-containing protein, with the protein MTEPARPGDKTDPHPAANGAEPGRAGERPEPTMLEQMGGVSGLVYSSVPIVVFVLANSFFGLTVGIWSAVGSAALITIVRLVRRESLQPAISGLFGVGIGAFIAYRTGSAKGFFLFGIWASLVYCGVFVLSVVVRWPLAGVIWNFLNGTGTAWRRDKPSRLGYDVATLALAAVFGARFVVQRWLYEADYTGWLAFAKIVMGWPLYGLALLVVVWAVRRSDKRLKEIEEARVAEEADAEARLRLKYGQPPQEA; encoded by the coding sequence GTGACTGAACCCGCCCGTCCAGGCGACAAGACCGATCCGCACCCCGCCGCGAACGGGGCCGAGCCTGGGCGGGCGGGTGAGCGGCCCGAGCCCACGATGCTGGAACAGATGGGTGGGGTGTCCGGCCTCGTCTACTCCTCCGTGCCGATCGTGGTGTTCGTGCTCGCGAACTCGTTCTTCGGGCTCACGGTGGGCATCTGGAGCGCCGTCGGCAGCGCCGCGCTGATCACGATCGTGCGCCTGGTGCGCCGCGAGTCGCTGCAGCCGGCCATCTCCGGACTGTTCGGCGTCGGCATCGGCGCGTTCATCGCCTACCGCACCGGGTCCGCGAAGGGCTTCTTCCTGTTCGGGATCTGGGCGAGCCTCGTCTACTGCGGCGTGTTCGTGCTGTCCGTGGTGGTGCGCTGGCCGCTGGCGGGCGTGATCTGGAACTTCCTCAACGGCACCGGCACCGCGTGGCGCCGGGACAAGCCGTCCCGCCTCGGCTACGACGTCGCCACCCTGGCGCTGGCCGCGGTGTTCGGCGCGCGGTTTGTGGTGCAGCGGTGGCTGTACGAGGCCGACTACACCGGGTGGCTGGCGTTCGCGAAGATCGTCATGGGCTGGCCGCTGTACGGGCTGGCGCTGCTGGTCGTCGTGTGGGCCGTGCGCCGCTCCGACAAGCGCCTCAAGGAGATCGAGGAGGCCCGCGTCGCCGAGGAGGCGGACGCCGAGGCCCGCCTCCGCCTGAAGTACGGCCAGCCGCCGCAGGAGGCCTAG
- a CDS encoding class I SAM-dependent RNA methyltransferase, translated as MTGQDWTGRILELEVGPVAHGGHCVSRVDGRVVFVRHALPGELVRAEVTEDKGGSFCRADAVEVLRAAPERVDPPCPLAVPGQCGGCDWQHATPEFQRELKGRVVVEQLQRLAGLDWPVEVEELPGGALGWRSRVRLVAGPDGRAGLRAHRSHRVVALEKCPIAAPGALDRALSRRWQPGTEIEVTSDGDGHVHARELATVRGKRRARQLAGGEAVQHAAGRDWRLQAHGFWQVHPAAADMFASVVREWARASPGELAWDLYAGVGLFASVLAAQVGVTGHVVAVESGQRAVSDGERNLADLPQVSWRAGRTEHVLRSLSGQPVVVVLDPPRSGAGREVVQAVAAASPERVVYVACDPAALARDVATFGESGYRLDRLRAFDAFPMTHHVECVALLVR; from the coding sequence GTGACCGGACAGGACTGGACCGGCCGGATCCTGGAGCTCGAAGTGGGACCCGTCGCCCACGGCGGGCACTGCGTGTCCCGGGTGGACGGCCGGGTCGTGTTCGTCCGGCACGCGTTGCCCGGCGAACTGGTGCGCGCCGAGGTGACCGAGGACAAGGGCGGATCGTTCTGCCGCGCGGATGCGGTGGAGGTCCTCCGCGCGGCGCCGGAACGGGTCGATCCCCCGTGCCCGCTCGCCGTGCCGGGACAGTGCGGCGGCTGCGACTGGCAGCACGCGACGCCGGAGTTCCAGCGGGAGCTCAAGGGCCGCGTGGTCGTCGAGCAGCTGCAGCGGCTGGCCGGGCTGGACTGGCCGGTCGAGGTCGAGGAGCTGCCCGGGGGCGCGCTGGGCTGGCGGTCGCGGGTCCGGCTCGTCGCCGGACCGGACGGGCGGGCCGGGTTGCGGGCGCACCGCAGCCACCGGGTCGTGGCGCTGGAGAAGTGCCCGATCGCGGCGCCGGGCGCGCTGGACCGGGCGTTGTCGCGGCGGTGGCAGCCGGGCACGGAGATCGAGGTGACCAGCGACGGGGACGGCCACGTGCACGCCCGTGAGCTGGCGACCGTGCGGGGCAAGCGCCGGGCGCGGCAGCTGGCCGGCGGGGAGGCGGTGCAGCACGCGGCGGGCCGGGACTGGCGGCTGCAGGCCCACGGGTTCTGGCAGGTGCACCCCGCGGCGGCGGATATGTTCGCGTCGGTGGTGCGGGAATGGGCGCGGGCGTCGCCCGGGGAGCTGGCCTGGGACCTCTACGCCGGGGTCGGGTTGTTCGCATCGGTGCTGGCCGCGCAGGTCGGTGTGACCGGGCACGTGGTGGCGGTCGAGTCGGGGCAGCGCGCGGTGAGCGACGGCGAGCGGAACCTGGCGGACCTACCGCAGGTGAGCTGGCGGGCGGGCCGGACGGAGCACGTGCTGCGGTCGCTGTCCGGGCAGCCGGTGGTCGTGGTGCTGGACCCGCCGCGGTCGGGGGCGGGGCGCGAGGTGGTCCAGGCGGTGGCGGCGGCTTCGCCCGAGCGGGTGGTGTACGTGGCGTGTGATCCGGCGGCGCTGGCCCGGGATGTCGCGACCTTCGGCGAGTCGGGGTATCGGCTGGACCGGTTGCGGGCGTTCGACGCTTTCCCGATGACCCACCACGTGGAGTGCGTGGCGCTGCTGGTGCGCTGA
- a CDS encoding succinate dehydrogenase cytochrome b subunit yields the protein MALLERSAPPRRLWSSTVGQKAIMAVTGLLLLLFVVAHMLGNLKFFVSTASFDHYAAWLRTILDSVLGHSGSLWILRAGLVFCVVLHAVTAARLARRARAARPVRYARRGRVQGDYAARTMRWGGVILALFVVYHVLDLTTGHLNPNGVPGAVHDNVIADFRLWYVTLVYTLAVVTLGFHIRHGLWSALQSLGTSGAARRTAQGVALGVAVAVTAGYLSVPFAVVTGLAG from the coding sequence GTGGCCCTTCTCGAACGTTCCGCACCACCACGCCGGCTGTGGTCCTCGACCGTCGGGCAGAAGGCGATCATGGCCGTGACCGGCCTGCTCCTGCTGCTCTTCGTCGTCGCGCACATGCTGGGCAACCTGAAGTTCTTCGTGTCCACGGCGAGCTTCGACCACTACGCGGCCTGGCTGCGCACGATCCTGGACAGCGTCCTCGGACACTCCGGGTCCCTCTGGATACTCCGCGCCGGGCTGGTCTTCTGCGTCGTGCTGCACGCCGTCACCGCGGCTCGTCTGGCGCGCCGCGCTCGCGCCGCCCGACCGGTCCGGTACGCCCGCCGCGGCCGCGTCCAAGGCGACTACGCGGCGCGCACCATGCGCTGGGGCGGGGTGATCCTCGCGCTGTTCGTCGTCTACCACGTGCTCGACCTGACCACCGGGCACCTCAACCCGAACGGCGTACCGGGCGCGGTGCACGACAACGTCATCGCCGACTTCCGGCTCTGGTACGTGACGCTGGTCTACACGCTGGCCGTGGTCACGCTCGGGTTCCACATCCGGCACGGGCTGTGGAGCGCGCTGCAGAGCCTGGGCACGTCCGGCGCCGCGCGACGCACCGCGCAGGGCGTCGCGCTCGGCGTCGCCGTCGCCGTCACCGCCGGGTACCTGTCCGTCCCGTTCGCCGTCGTCACCGGATTGGCCGGGTGA
- a CDS encoding potassium channel family protein, which produces MRVAIAGAGAVGRSIAKELIDGGHQVMLIERQAGQFEPDTVEQADWVLGDACEVSTLEDSGIERCDVVIAATGDDKVNLVVSLLAKTEFAVRRVVARVNNPANEWLYTDAWGVDVAVSTPRILAAMVEEAVSVGDLVRLLTFRQGQANLVELTLPDQTPLAGRPVSDLALPRDAALVTILRGDRVIVPQPEDPLEPGDELLFVANAEVENDIRKALGY; this is translated from the coding sequence ATGCGGGTCGCGATCGCGGGAGCAGGCGCGGTTGGCCGGTCGATCGCCAAGGAGCTGATCGACGGCGGCCACCAGGTCATGCTGATCGAGCGGCAGGCCGGGCAGTTCGAGCCGGACACCGTCGAGCAGGCCGACTGGGTGCTCGGCGACGCGTGCGAGGTTTCGACGCTGGAGGACTCCGGCATCGAGCGCTGCGACGTGGTGATCGCCGCGACCGGTGACGACAAGGTGAACCTGGTCGTGTCGCTGCTCGCGAAGACCGAGTTCGCGGTGCGGCGGGTCGTGGCGCGGGTGAACAACCCGGCGAACGAGTGGCTCTACACCGATGCGTGGGGTGTGGACGTCGCCGTGTCGACGCCGCGGATCCTGGCCGCGATGGTCGAGGAGGCGGTCAGCGTCGGCGACCTGGTGCGGCTGCTGACGTTCCGGCAGGGGCAGGCCAACCTGGTCGAGCTGACCCTGCCCGACCAGACCCCGCTGGCCGGCCGCCCGGTGAGCGACCTGGCGCTGCCGCGGGACGCCGCGCTGGTGACGATCCTGCGCGGCGACCGGGTGATCGTGCCGCAGCCGGAGGACCCGCTGGAGCCGGGCGACGAACTGCTGTTCGTGGCCAACGCGGAGGTCGAGAACGACATCCGCAAGGCGCTGGGTTACTAG
- a CDS encoding DUF2786 domain-containing protein yields MAESTVETFAVLLCDAAQRRLGELAARELAGPRYDARLIDRAAELALREVLARLWRTGWQPGDVHQIALRRLDRRGVALTSDVLAGCGGAERPLLERWSEQHGVERVAALLVVLSVLEVLLPLPRLPEVPVAAERAGVDEKVLARIRALLAKAESTSFAEEAEALSAKAQQLMSRYSFEQALVDAPGPRAGAARRFWLEQPYLGPKSSLVTAVATANRCRAAFYAKLGFVVLVGHEVDLDLVELLSTSLLVQANEAMLAAGRGARTRSFRHAFLLAYATRISERLTDADRAAGAEFADARLLPILARRRREVDTLFVELFPHTTNRRTTISNTEGWTAGREAANHARLTVERAQMEAG; encoded by the coding sequence ATGGCCGAGTCCACTGTAGAAACGTTCGCCGTCCTGCTGTGCGATGCCGCCCAGCGGCGGCTGGGTGAGCTCGCGGCGCGGGAGCTGGCCGGCCCGCGCTACGACGCGCGGCTGATCGATCGGGCGGCGGAGCTGGCGCTGCGGGAGGTGCTGGCCCGGTTGTGGCGGACCGGCTGGCAGCCGGGTGACGTGCACCAGATCGCGTTGCGGCGGCTGGACCGGCGGGGGGTGGCGCTGACCTCGGACGTGCTCGCCGGGTGCGGCGGCGCCGAGCGGCCGTTGCTGGAGCGGTGGTCGGAGCAGCACGGCGTGGAGCGGGTGGCGGCGTTGCTCGTGGTGCTGTCGGTGCTGGAGGTGCTGCTGCCCCTGCCGCGGTTGCCGGAGGTGCCGGTCGCGGCGGAGCGGGCGGGCGTGGACGAGAAGGTGCTGGCGCGGATCCGGGCGCTGCTGGCGAAGGCGGAGTCGACGTCGTTCGCCGAGGAGGCGGAGGCGCTGTCGGCGAAGGCGCAGCAGCTGATGAGCCGGTACTCGTTCGAGCAGGCGCTGGTGGACGCGCCGGGGCCGAGGGCGGGTGCGGCGCGGCGGTTCTGGCTGGAGCAGCCGTACCTCGGCCCGAAGTCGTCGCTGGTGACGGCGGTCGCGACGGCCAACCGGTGCCGGGCGGCGTTCTACGCCAAGCTGGGGTTCGTGGTGCTGGTCGGCCACGAGGTGGACCTGGACCTGGTGGAGTTGCTGTCGACGTCGCTGCTGGTGCAGGCGAACGAGGCGATGCTGGCCGCCGGCCGAGGCGCGCGGACCCGCTCGTTCCGGCACGCGTTCCTGCTCGCCTACGCGACGCGGATAAGCGAACGCCTGACGGACGCCGACCGTGCGGCGGGGGCGGAGTTCGCGGACGCGCGGCTGCTCCCGATCCTCGCCCGGCGGCGCCGGGAGGTGGACACGCTGTTCGTCGAGCTGTTCCCGCACACGACAAACCGCAGGACGACCATCAGCAACACCGAAGGCTGGACAGCAGGCCGAGAAGCCGCCAACCACGCACGACTGACAGTGGAGCGAGCCCAGATGGAGGCGGGTTAG
- a CDS encoding succinate dehydrogenase/fumarate reductase iron-sulfur subunit produces MKLVLKIWRQKDAADRGGLVRYEVDGLSPDMSFLEVLDVLNERLTAAGDEPVAFDHDCREGICGACGVVIDGTPHGPQAATTTCQLHLRHFADGQTVTVEPWRARAFPVVKDLVVDRGALDRIIEAGGYITAPTGSAPEAHATPVPKPAADMAFEAAACIGCGACVAACPNGSAMLFTAAKATHLGVLPQGEPERPARAVSMVAAQDAEGFGGCTNSGECTVVCPKGIPLDTIGRLNRDVLGAALRSG; encoded by the coding sequence GTGAAACTCGTGTTGAAGATCTGGCGGCAGAAGGACGCGGCGGACCGCGGTGGGCTGGTGCGGTACGAGGTGGACGGCCTGTCGCCGGACATGTCGTTCCTGGAGGTGCTCGACGTGCTGAACGAGCGCCTCACCGCCGCGGGCGACGAACCGGTGGCGTTCGACCACGACTGCCGGGAAGGCATTTGCGGGGCGTGCGGGGTCGTCATCGACGGCACGCCGCACGGCCCGCAGGCGGCGACCACCACGTGCCAGCTGCACCTGCGGCACTTCGCGGACGGGCAGACCGTGACGGTGGAGCCGTGGCGGGCGCGGGCTTTTCCGGTGGTGAAGGACCTCGTGGTGGATCGTGGGGCGCTGGACCGGATCATCGAAGCGGGCGGGTACATCACGGCGCCGACCGGGAGCGCGCCCGAAGCCCACGCCACGCCGGTGCCGAAACCGGCCGCGGACATGGCGTTCGAAGCGGCGGCGTGCATCGGTTGCGGCGCGTGTGTGGCGGCGTGCCCGAACGGTTCGGCCATGCTGTTCACCGCCGCCAAGGCGACGCACCTGGGGGTCCTCCCGCAGGGCGAGCCGGAGCGGCCGGCGCGGGCGGTGTCGATGGTCGCCGCGCAGGACGCAGAGGGCTTCGGAGGCTGCACGAACAGCGGCGAGTGCACGGTGGTGTGCCCGAAGGGGATCCCCCTGGACACGATCGGCCGCCTGAACAGGGACGTACTGGGAGCGGCGCTGCGGTCCGGGTGA
- a CDS encoding potassium channel family protein yields the protein MHVVIMGCGRVGASLAAALERLGHEVAVIDKAQEAFRRLGSDFHGQQVLGMGFDRQVLIDAGIEKAGAFAAVSSGDNSNIISARVARENFGVEHVVARIYDPKRAAVYERLGIPTVATVPWTTDRFLRTLLPDGVASAWRDPSGNVAVLQLPLHEGWVGRSVNELQESTGARVAFIMRFGTPVLPDSKTVLQADDLVYVAARSGTVGDVTSTAARAPEEEA from the coding sequence GTGCACGTGGTGATCATGGGGTGCGGCCGGGTGGGCGCGTCCCTGGCCGCGGCCCTCGAGCGCCTGGGTCATGAGGTCGCGGTGATCGACAAGGCGCAGGAGGCGTTCCGGCGGCTCGGCAGCGACTTCCACGGCCAGCAGGTGCTGGGCATGGGCTTCGACCGGCAGGTGCTGATCGACGCGGGCATCGAGAAGGCGGGCGCCTTCGCCGCGGTGTCCAGCGGCGACAACTCGAACATCATCTCGGCGCGGGTGGCGCGGGAGAACTTCGGCGTCGAGCACGTCGTGGCCCGCATCTACGACCCGAAGCGGGCGGCGGTCTACGAGCGGCTGGGCATCCCCACCGTGGCGACCGTGCCGTGGACGACCGACCGGTTCCTGCGCACGCTGCTGCCCGACGGGGTGGCCTCGGCGTGGCGGGACCCCAGCGGTAACGTCGCGGTGCTGCAGCTGCCGCTGCACGAGGGCTGGGTCGGCCGCAGCGTCAACGAGCTGCAGGAGTCGACCGGCGCGCGGGTCGCGTTCATCATGCGGTTCGGCACGCCCGTTCTGCCCGATTCCAAGACGGTGTTGCAGGCGGACGACCTGGTCTACGTGGCCGCGAGGTCCGGAACCGTCGGCGACGTGACGAGCACCGCGGCGCGTGCGCCGGAGGAGGAAGCCTGA